The Kluyveromyces lactis strain NRRL Y-1140 chromosome D complete sequence genome has a window encoding:
- the DIP2 gene encoding snoRNA-binding rRNA-processing protein DIP2 (similar to uniprot|Q12220 Saccharomyces cerevisiae YLR129W DIP2 Nucleolar protein specifically associated with the U3 snoRNA part of the large ribonucleoprotein complex known as the small subunit (SSU) processome required for 18S rRNA biogenesis part of the active pre- rRNA processing complex) — protein sequence MVKSYQRFEQSGLFGLISTSNQSIYLPATNSTSGKLITGALENIQIWTLKTNEVEVLTDGLPIGAVETNISKPSVVTAMCFHKETELLCVGYEDGVIKVWDLLSKSVLMQFNGHKSGVTVLRLDSEGTRLVSGSKDSDLIIWDLVGEVGLMKLRSHKDAITGIWIDHNMDWLISVAKDGLIKVWDLKAGGQCVETHMAHTGQCWSMAIDEEVIITTSMDSQAKIWELDLEKSNGEKISERGTFETESKQRGVSTEFITAPNGTRFFYIQNNDKTIEIFRIRPEEEIRKALNRREKRLRDKGASEEEIQEAVNPNDISVLFHSFSTVRSSYKIKSSNWIQASNSKLEVVLTTSNNTIESYQIPYSKRDAEPPVRRYNVELQGHRTDIRSMDISDDGKLLSTASNGELKVWNLTTKKCIRTFSCGYALCSQMLPGGLLVVVGTRQGELQLFDLASSTLLSTTEAHTAAIWSLDLTSNGKRLVTGSADKSCKFWDFEVVEQLVPGTKDKYIPQLKLVHDTTLELTDDILAVKISSEDRYLAVSLLDNTVKVFFFDSLKFYLSLYGHKLPVLSIDFSVDSKMLITSSADKNIKIWGVDFGDCHKSIFAHQDSIMSVRFEADTHNFFSCGKDGAVKRWDGDKFDCIQKLNGHQSEVWCIAVSPDGRTVVSTSHDHSIRVWQETDDQVFLEEEKEREMEEEYEETLLKSLEGGSGDDQFLRDKNSGDDGVIDEVSGVNKQTLESLKAGEKLMEALDLGVAEIESWENYEKSLKSWKKKKSGEPPMKPQSNAILIAMKIKPEKYIMDTLGKIKPSQLEDSLLVLPFSYVIKFFKFFDVIMKQKDLVLLHLSLICKILFFIVRTNNKELVAQKNEELKQRIERVKTNIRTMLQKNADDLGFNIAGLNFIKQQWNLRHNLEFTDDYSQLEHEKKVAKKRVFETVR from the coding sequence ATGGTTAAATCGTATCAACGTTTTGAACAAAGTGGTCTTTTTGGGTTAATTTCTACTTCAAATCAGTCGATCTATCTTCCAGCTACGAACTCAACGTCTGGCAAGCTAATTACAGGTGCTCTGgagaatattcaaatatggACATTGAAAACTAATGAGGTGGAAGTACTTACTGATGGGCTACCTATCGGTGCAGTAGAGACTAATATTTCTAAACCTTCAGTAGTAACTGCGATGTGTTTCCACAAGGAAACAGAGTTGTTATGTGTTGGTTACGAAGATGGTGTGATTAAAGTGTGGGATCTGCTTTCTAAAAGTGTATTGATGCAGTTTAACGGACACAAGAGTGGTGTTACCGTGTTGAGATTGGATTCCGAGGGTACTAGATTAGTTTCTGGTAGTAAAGACAGTGATTTGATCATTTGGGATTTAGTCGGTGAAGTTGGTTTGATGAAACTCAGATCACATAAAGATGCCATTACTGGTATCTGGATAGACCATAATATGGACTGGCTTATTAGTGTGGCCAAGGATGGTCTTATCAAGGTATGGGATCTTAAGGCTGGTGGTCAGTGTGTTGAGACGCATATGGCGCATACTGGTCAATGTTGGTCGATGGCAATCGATGAGGAAGTCATAATAACCACCTCGATGGATTCACAGGCCAAGATATGGGAATTAGATTTAGAGAAGAGTAATGGAGaaaaaatttcagaacGTGGTACTTTCGAGACCGAAAGTAAGCAAAGAGGTGTTTCCACTGAATTTATCACAGCACCAAACGGTACCAGGTTTTTCTATATCCAGAATAACGACAAGACAATAGAAATCTTCCGTATCAGACCGGAAGAAGAGATCAGGAAAGCTCTTAATAGACGTGAAAAGAGGCTAAGGGATAAGGGGGCCTCTGAAGAGGAAATTCAGGAGGCGGTTAACCCAAATGATATCAGCGTTTTATTCCATTCGTTCTCCACGGTACGCTCAAGTTACAAAATTAAATCCTCCAACTGGATTCAAGCAAGTAATAGCAAGTTGGAAGTGGTTCTCACAACTTCTAACAATACCATTGAAAGTTATCAAATTCCATACAGTAAAAGAGATGCAGAACCACCAGTGAGAAGGTATAACGTCGAATTACAAGGTCATAGAACTGATATCAGATCTATGGACATCAGTGATGATGGGAAACTATTGAGTACAGCATCTAACGGAGAATTGAAAGTATGGAATCTAACTACAAAGAAATGTATCCGTACCTTTTCCTGTGGTTATGCGTTGTGTTCCCAGATGCTACCTGGTGGATTATTGGTGGTTGTGGGTACAAGACAAGGTGAACTTCAGCTATTTGATTTGGCTAGTTCTACATTACTATCTACTACAGAAGCACATACGGCAGCAATCTGGTCATTAGATTTGACTAGCAATGGTAAAAGACTGGTCACTGGTTCAGCGGACAAAAGTTGTAAATTTTGGGATTTCGAGgttgttgaacaattggTCCCAGGCACAAAGGATAAATACATTCCTCAACTTAAATTAGTCCACGATACGACTTTGGAACTAactgatgatattttggcTGTTAAGATATCATCAGAAGATAGATACTTAGCCGTTTCATTACTAGACAATACTGTGAAAGTATTCTTTTTcgattctttgaagttctACTTAAGTCTTTATGGTCACAAACTACCTGTACTTTCTATTGATTTTTCTGTAGATTCCAAGATGTTAATTACTTCATCAGCAGATAAGAACATCAAGATCTGGGGTGTTGACTTTGGTGACTGTCACAAGTCCATATTTGCTCATCAAGATTCTATCATGTCAGTAAGATTCGAAGCCGACACTcataatttcttcagttgTGGTAAGGATGGTGCTGTCAAGAGATGGGATGGTGACAAATTTGACTGTATTCAAAAGCTCAATGGTCACCAAAGTGAAGTGTGGTGTATTGCAGTGTCACCAGATGGAAGAACCGTTGTGTCTACTTCTCATGATCATAGTATTAGAGTATGGCAAGAAACTGACGATCAGGTATTcttagaagaagagaaagaaagagagatggaagaagagtaTGAAGAAACACTATTGAAATCATTAGAAGGTGGATCAGGAGACGATCAGTTCCTTAGGGACAAAAACAGTGGAGATGACGGAGTGATTGATGAGGTTAGTGGTGTTAATAAGCAAACTCTTGAGTCTTTAAAAGCAGGTGAAAAGTTAATGGAAGCTCTAGACTTAGGTGTAGCCGAGATCGAATCCTGGGAAAATTACGAAAAATCTCTTAAGTCatggaaaaagaagaaaagtgGTGAACCACCAATGAAACCTCAAAGTAACGCCATCTTAATTGCCATGAAAATAAAACCGGAAAAATACATCATGGACACACTAGGGAAAATTAAACCATCACAACTCGAAGATTCTTTACTTGTGCTCCCATTCTCATatgttatcaaattcttcaaattctttgatgtgATAATGAAGCAAAAAGATTTAGTGTTGTTACATCTAAGTCTCATTTGTAAAATCCTATTCTTTATAGTTCGCACGAACAATAAGGAATTAGTCGCTcaaaagaatgaagaattgaaacagagaattgaaagagtgAAGACCAACATCAGAACAATGTTGCAAAAAAATGCAGACGATCTTGGGTTTAACATCGCCGGTCTTAACTTCATCAAACAGCAATGGAACTTAAGACATAACTTGGAGTTCACTGATGACTATTCGCAGTTAGAGCATGAGAAAAAGGTTGCAAAGAAGAGAGTTTTCGAAACTGTTCGCTAG
- the INO1 gene encoding inositol-3-phosphate synthase INO1 (highly similar to uniprot|P11986 Saccharomyces cerevisiae YJL153C INO1 Inositol 1-phosphate synthase involved in synthesis of inositol phosphates and inositol-containing phospholipids transcription is coregulated with other phospholipid biosynthetic genes by Ino2p and Ino4p which bind the UASINO DNA element), producing MTAPTVFKPTVKVATDVAEFSETELTTKYTYRNAIVEKSADGVFNVEPVTQDYEFKVDLKLPKVGVMLVGLGGNNGTTFLASILANKHKVKFQTKEGLKEANYYGSVTQSSTLKLGVDAEGNDVYAPFNSLVPMVSPNDFYVSGWDINGADLGTAMARAEVLGVDLQNKLRQEMSAHKPLPSIYYPDFIAANQDERADNCFNRDGKAGPVSVKDKWSHVEHIRNDIRQFKENNGLDKVLVLWTANTERYADIVTGVNDTAENLINAIRSDHAEIAPSTVFAVASILENVPYINGSPQNTFVPGVIDLAEKEGAFIAGDDFKSGQTKMKSVLAQFLVDAGIRPVSIASYNHLGNNDGYNLSSPQQFKSKEISKASVVDDIIESNQILYNDKLGNKIDHCIVIKYMPAVGDSKVAMDEYYSELMLGGHNRISIHNVCEDSLLATPLIIDLLVMAEFCSRIKYKKINDLSGGYHSFYPVLTMLSYWLKAPLTRPGFKAINGLNKQRAALENFLRLLIGLPALDELRFEERLV from the coding sequence ATGACTGCACCAACCGTTTTCAAACCAACCGTCAAGGTTGCTACTGATGTTGCTGAGTTTAGTGAAACTGAATTGACAACTAAGTATACTTATCGTAATgctattgttgaaaaaagtGCAGATGGTGTTTTCAACGTTGAACCGGTGACTCAAGATTATGAATTCAAGGTTGATTTAAAGTTGCCAAAAGTTGGTGTCATGTTAGTTGGTCTTGGTGGTAACAACGGTACCACATTCTTGGCTTCAATCTTGGCTAATAAGCACAAGGTTAAGTTCCAAACCAAGGAAGGTTTGAAGGAAGCTAATTACTATGGTTCTGTGACACAATCTTCTACTTTGAAACTTGGTGTTGACGCTGAGGGAAATGACGTTTATGCTCCGTTCAATAGTTTAGTTCCAATGGTATCTCCAAATGACTTCTATGTTTCTGGTTGGGATATTAATGGTGCTGACCTTGGAACAGCAATGGCAAGAGCTGAAGTTCTTGGTGTCGATTTGCAAAATAAATTGCGTCAAGAAATGTCCGCTCACAAACCTTTACCTTCTATCTACTATCCAGATTTTATCGCTGCTAACCAAGATGAACGTGCAGACAACTGTTTCAATAGGGATGGTAAGGCTGGACCTGTGTCTGTAAAGGACAAATGGAGTCACGTTGAACACATCCGTAACGACATTCGTCAATTCAAGGAAAATAATGGTTTGGACAAAGTCTTGGTGTTATGGACAGCTAACACTGAACGTTATGCTGACATCGTGACTGGTGTTAACGATACTGCTGAAAACTTGATCAATGCTATCAGGAGTGATCATGCAGAAATTGCTCCATCCACTGTCTTTGCTGTCGCATCTATCTTGGAAAACGTTCCATACATCAATGGTTCCCCACAGAACACTTTCGTCCCAGGTGTCATTGATTTAGCTGAAAAGGAAGGCGCTTTCATCGCTGGTGATGATTTCAAGAGTGGTCAAACCAAGATGAAGTCTGTCTTGGCCCAATTCTTGGTTGATGCTGGTATCAGACCAGTTTCTATCGCTTCCTACAACCATTTGGGTAACAACGATGGTTACAATTTGAGTTCTCCACAACAATTCAAATCTAAAGAAATCTCCAAGGCGAGTGTGGTcgatgatatcattgaatCCAACCAAATTCTCTACAATGACAAACTGGGTAACAAGATCGACCACTGTATCGTTATCAAATATATGCCAGCGGTCGGTGACTCTAAGGTTGCCATGGATGAATATTACAGTGAATTGATGCTTGGTGGTCATAACAGAATCTCCATCCACAACGTCTGTGAGGATTCTTTGTTGGCTACTCCATTGATCATTGACTTGTTAGTCATGGCTGAATTCTGTTCCAGAATCAAGTACAAGAAGATTAATGACCTTTCAGGAGGTTACCACAGTTTCTACCCTGTCTTGACTATGTTGAGTTACTGGTTGAAGGCACCATTGACTAGACCAGGTTTCAAGGCTATTAATGGCTTGAATAAACAACGTGctgctttggaaaacttcTTGAGATTGTTAATCGGTTTGCCAGCATTGGACGAGTTGAGATTCGAAGAAAGATTGGTTTAA
- the ZRT2 gene encoding low-affinity Zn(2+) transporter ZRT2 (similar to uniprot|Q12436 Saccharomyces cerevisiae YLR130C ZRT2 Low-affinity zinc transporter of the plasma membrane transcription is induced under low-zinc conditions by the Zap1p transcription factor), with the protein MLEAIAYAAAELLFKRQDVVTDGDTTEVDTHDHDEEDEDHVECESDNDYDGKDNMRVCALFIILISGGLGSYFPILSSRYSFIRLPDWCFFIAKFFGSGVIVATGFIHLLEPAADALGEECLGGTFADYPWAFGICLMSLFALFLSECVARYYTNKSYGFQNDHVHSHFPSSKDQKSLEDEDDEDSDKYNQVVDEENVSLTVANNNNGAEITATNPHPSMPGSNHFSHDKSHQDLATIGTPAQMTSKEKYQNQLLSVFILEFGIIFHSVFIGLALAVTGNDEFNTLFIVLVFHQMFEGMGLGARIAEVSWAKKHRFTPWLLAAGFTLTTPIAIAIGIGVRHSYAPGSRTALIANGCFDAISAGILIYTGLVELMAHEFLYSDNFKGENGLKKMLWAFFTMCWGAGLMALLGKWA; encoded by the coding sequence ATGTTGGAAGCTATTGCCTACGCTGCAGCTGAATTGCTGTTCAAGAGACAAGATGTTGTTACAGACGGTGACACTACCGAAGTTGACACTCATGACCACgacgaagaagacgaagatcATGTGGAATGTGAAAGTGATAACGATTATGATGGTAAAGATAACATGCGTGTCTGCGCTCtatttatcattttgatTTCAGGTGGTCTTGGTTCTTACTTCCCAATCTTGTCATCTAGGTACTCTTTCATTAGACTTCCAGATTGGTGTTTCTTCATTGCCAAGTTCTTTGGTTCTGGTGTCATCGTTGCAACCGGTTTCATTCATTTGTTGGAACCAGCTGCCGATGCGCTTGGTGAGGAATGTTTAGGTGGTACTTTTGCTGATTACCCATGGGCTTTCGGTATCTGTTTGATGTCTTTGTTCGCTTTGTTCTTGAGTGAATGTGTTGCTAGATACTACACAAACAAGAGTTATGGTTTCCAAAACGACCACGTTCACTCTCACTTCCCATCTTCTAAGGACCAAAAATCCTTggaagacgaagatgatgaagacagTGATAAATACAACCAAGTCgtcgatgaagaaaatgtaTCATTAACTGTTGCTAACAACAACAACGGTGCTGAAATTACTGCCACCAACCCTCATCCATCCATGCCAGGTTCTAACCACTTCTCTCATGATAAATCCCACCAGGATTTGGCTACCATCGGTACCCCTGCTCAAATGActtcaaaggaaaaatacCAAAACCAATTGCTATCTGTTTTCATCTTGGAATTTGGTATCATCTTCCACTCTGTCTTTATCGGTTTGGCCCTTGCTGTGACTGGTAACGATGAATTCAATACTTTGTTCATTGTCTTGGTTTTCCATCAAATGTTCGAAGGTATGGGTTTGGGTGCTAGAATTGCTGAAGTTAGTTGGGCTAAAAAACATAGATTCACACCATGGCTATTGGCCGCCGGTTTCACTTTGACCACTCCTATCGCTATTGCTATTGGTATTGGTGTGAGACACTCTTACGCTCCAGGTTCCAGAACTGCTTTGATTGCTAACGGTTGTTTCGATGCTATCTCTGCTGGTATCTTGATCTACACTGGTTTGGTTGAACTAATGGCCCATGAATTTTTATATTCTGACAACTTCAAGGGTGAGAACGgcttgaagaagatgttgtGGGCCTTCTTCACTATGTGTTGGGGTGCTGGTTTGATGGCCTTGCTAGGTAAATGGGCTTAA
- a CDS encoding uncharacterized protein (weakly similar to uniprot|P21192 Saccharomyces cerevisiae YLR131C ACE2 Transcription factor that activates expression of early G1-specific genes localizes to daughter cell nuclei after cytokinesis and delays G1 progression in daughters localization is regulated by phosphorylation potential Cdc28p substrate): protein MSSTEQWSNLIKNPYDVVDGNNGEISENMMDLLNSRNNSNNLGSVYGGQDYPLPDEAFENFNPVMDINIEEFLTKELRDLDIPVLPKDELSKLDLEMFPGNGLDWNVVNDNDASVGVGNVNTEIPSITPRKLMPGGGAAGNHKKKPSGTAIFGFAQHNKSLSIGSMTINLDEKKQAFLQQEQQKLLQAQQASQPAEIKMSETIMQQQKELQLALQRQKEMNEKLEDQLRMNKLQQEQLQRALEAQQMTLNQVSSIPTTTPVRPETSIIITSNGKNGKYQFPPPSSDDSSQQRQMGERTKLDESPNKDVNKVYAVGAGNGLLSPFSRASVNGSPHRRRQHNYDGVENGNNRLAPPMNFSISSTSTVGNNTEQLLKMSKYFQELTDNQSRGPSNCAVYNKKSSNRPPITPQDQIYDNPKTPSMNCNYKHTTRSDDGLETASSIDSNINNKNSHQNKHFARDSTISTASTIPMQSEDDHESEQTQQQPSLGLGITLNSRVQLKKPPQLQIMPMIPGSSETTPLKQKQSPDRQFSNKLNSENMPVKHSFQHTPTKKLIFDKTVTTSLRPDDRKGQNARNIILASRDGEEDMKSGRLTNMNNGNNDEPECEFVQAQTPSPILRSQERFDCIAESPVHFPYNQHNHVDLGLGPNHNGIGLNTNLNTSPMVSGGRNGKRYGMLPREQIDKYILEIGPKQFQCKFKDCQKRFNRRYNARTHIQTHLCDRPYKCDFPGCQKAFVRNHDLLRHKKSHLEKGYSCAGCGKKFHSEDSLVKHQERKSHEGRLDEEDLCNQEQNHDLDYYDHLDSSPIRLNGGNQIRKPVSPKKVPNVIRENIQRGHTTAALRVQEQLTYNQTTTGV from the coding sequence ATGAGTAGCACAGAGCAATGGTCCAACTTGATTAAGAATCCATACGATGTCGTAGATGGAAACAATGgtgaaatatcagaaaacATGATGGATTTGCtgaattcaagaaacaattcCAATAATCTGGGTTCTGTCTATGGGGGACAGGATTATCCTCTTCCAGATGAGGCTTTTGAGAACTTCAACCCTGTTATGGATAtaaatattgaagaatttctcACAAAAGAATTAAGAGATCTTGACATACCAGTACTTCCTAAGGATGAACTTTCAAAACTTGATCTAGAGATGTTCCCGGGAAACGGATTAGATTGGAATGTAGTAAACGATAATGATGCTTCTGTCGGTGTTGGAAATGTAAATACAGAAATACCATCAATCACTCCAAGAAAACTTATGCCAGGTGGTGGGGCCGCAGGAAATCACAAGAAAAAGCCAAGTGGTACTGCCATCTTTGGATTTGCCCAGCATAATAAATCATTAAGCATAGGGTCCATGACAATCAATCTAGATGAGAAGAAGCAGGCCTTCCTGCAACAGGAACAGCAAAAACTACTGCAAGCACAGCAGGCTTCCCAGCCTGCAGAAATAAAGATGAGCGAGACGATTATGCAACAGCAAAAAGAGTTACAGTTGGCTCTACAAAGACAAAAGGAGATGAATGAAAAGCTTGAAGATCAACTAAGAATGAATAAGCtacaacaagaacaactACAGAGAGCCCTGGAGGCTCAACAAATGACTTTAAATCAAGTTTCTTCTATCCCTACTACCACACCGGTAAGGCCGGAGACAAGTATAATTATTACTTCTAACGGTAAGAACGGTAAGTATCAATTTCCACCACCATCTTCCGACGATTCATCCCAACAAAGACAAATGGGAGAAAGGACAAAATTGGACGAATCGCCTAATAAAGATGTCAATAAAGTGTATGCAGTGGGAGCGGGGAATGGACTGTTATCGCCCTTTTCAAGGGCATCGGTCAACGGATCTCCACATAGACGTCGTCAACATAATTATGATGGGGTTGAGAACGGTAATAACCGTCTTGCTCCTCCTATGAACTTTTCTATATCAAGCACGAGTACTGTCGGAAACAACACGGAACAATTATTGAAGATGTCCAAGTATTTTCAAGAGTTGACGGACAATCAAAGTCGTGGTCCATCCAATTGTGCGGTGTATAACaagaaaagttcaaatcGTCCACCAATCACGCCACAAGATCAAATATATGATAATCCAAAGACCCCATCAATGAATTGTAATTATAAACATACTACCCGAAGTGATGATGGATTAGAAACAGCAAGTAGTATTGACAGTAACATTAACAACAAAAACAGCCATCAGAACAAGCATTTCGCAAGAGATAGTACGATATCGACGGCATCTACGATCCCAATGCAAAGTGAGGATGACCATGAATCAGAACAAACCCAACAGCAACCCAGTCTGGGACTTGGAATAACGCTGAACAGCAGGGtccaattgaagaaaccacCGCAATTGCAGATAATGCCAATGATTCCTGGATCTAGCGAAACGACTCCGTTGAAACAGAAGCAATCACCTGATAGgcaattttcaaataagCTGAACAGCGAGAACATGCCAGTAAAACACTCTTTCCAACATACTCCAACAAAGAAACTAATATTTGACAAAACTGTCACGACTTCTCTACGGCCTGACGATAGGAAAGGTCAAAATGCTAGAAACATTATTCTTGCATCACGTGATGGCGAAGAGGATATGAAATCTGGCCGTCTAACGAACATGAATAACGGAAACAACGACGAACCGGAGTGCGAGTTCGTACAAGCTCAAACCCCATCTCCAATTCTGCGATCTCAAGAGCGATTCGATTGTATTGCTGAATCACCGGTGCATTTCCCTTACAATCAACATAACCATGTCGATTTGGGACTAGGGCCCAATCATAACGGAATTGGCCTAAACACCAATTTGAACACCAGCCCCATGGTAAGTGGGGGAAGGAACGGTAAACGGTATGGCATGCTGCCTAGAGAACAGATTGACAAGTACATTCTCGAAATTGGACCTAAACAGTTCCAATGCAAGTTTAAAGATTGTCAAAAGAGGTTTAACAGACGGTACAACGCGAGAACTCATATCCAAACCCATCTTTGCGATAGGCCGTACAAGTGTGATTTCCCAGGATGTCAAAAGGCTTTTGTCAGAAACCATGATTTGCTACGACACAAGAAATCGCATTTAGAGAAAGGTTACTCGTGTGCAGGTTGTGGTAAGAAGTTCCATTCAGAAGATTCTCTTGTGAAACATCAAGAACGTAAAAGTCATGAGGGCAGActggatgaagaagatttgtGCAACCAAGAACAAAATCATGACCTAGACTACTACGATCACTTGGATTCTTCGCCTATAAGACTTAATGGCGGCAATCAGATCAGGAAACCAGTTTCCCCGAAGAAAGTGCCGAATGTCATAAGAGAAAACATCCAAAGGGGACACACTACTGCTGCGCTTCGCGTACAAGAACAATTGACGTACAATCAAACTACAACTGGTGTGTAA
- the USB1 gene encoding phosphoric diester hydrolase (weakly similar to uniprot|Q12208 Saccharomyces cerevisiae YLR132C Protein required for cell viability) — protein sequence MSLVSSVYLSDSEGSDIEIDGEPIQNKEEEDRSSLLPNLPDQIIHKFNKPPVLNPLNDRMYKAPMGRNTCYMFLQLRLDSKQNRVLDMILNDVNSVMNMHHMTNFEPLHRGKLGTIKPLHVSLTSSLYFTDGAETATSVAQIKKEITTLKYKSIPISLAGNWRLYDNFDSSLTFLTLNLSKSSVRQLQPILDAIKRNVPPTYHSKVIDPETAHISFGVIPNNKQFKNAEEFEKSSKYLRHILATEALAQLPLLRADLQFRCQEIKAEIGVDVISMPFSKSADRL from the coding sequence ATGAGCCTAGTATCGTCTGTATACTTGAGTGATAGTGAAGGCagtgatattgaaattgacGGGGAACCTATCCAGaataaggaagaagaggacAGAAGCTCATTGCTACCAAACTTACCAGACCAAATCATTCACAAGTTTAATAAACCACCAGTTCTGAACCCATTGAACGATAGAATGTACAAAGCTCCGATGGGTAGAAATACTTGCTATATGTTTCTTCAGCTGCGGCTTGATTCCAAACAGAACCGGGTGCTTGATATGATTTTGAACGACGTAAACTCAGTAATGAACATGCATCATATGACTAACTTTGAACCCTTACATCGTGGAAAGCTAGGTACCATTAAGCCCTTACATGTGTCTTTGACGTCTTCGTTGTATTTCACCGATGGAGCGGAGACAGCAACGAGTGTTGctcaaatcaagaaagaaatcaccactttgaaatataaatcGATTCCAATTTCTCTGGCAGGTAACTGGCGTCTCTACGATAATTTTGACTCAAGTCTCACGTTCTTGACGTTgaatttatccaaatcatcaGTGCGACAGTTACAACCTATTCTTGATGCGATAAAAAGAAACGTCCCGCCAACTTATCATTCAAAGGTGATAGACCCTGAGACAGCACACATTTCGTTCGGAGTTATTCCAAACAATAAACAATTTAAAAATGCggaagaatttgaaaagtcGAGCAAATATCTACGACATATTTTAGCTACGGAAGCGTTGGCACAGTTACCTCTATTGAGAGCAGACTTGCAATTTAGATGTCAGGAAATCAAGGCGGAGATTGGAGTAGACGTGATTTCGATGCCCTTCTCGAAATCCGCTGATAGGTTGTAA